In Opitutaceae bacterium TAV5, one genomic interval encodes:
- a CDS encoding divalent ion tolerance protein CutA, protein MIKIRNLLQFIPLKQDDDAPLSGFPRLGRSLPFASSLLVTVVVAALLVFVVEVVARGSFRQTLPFFMSTWYPWWTTILFFTLLLVGLDALLGRAHHALLVIAPLMLLAAWLCHQKTLYLGDPLYPTDFLYVRQVLDLMPLLARDRPGTVIAAALGLAGAIVFVVLAWVFWRRRFPVLPMRHRAVRLVIALPVLGLLGLLMDYSSYSWVRDRFRISPMMWNQKENYSHNGFTLAFALNLPMAKLSAPAGYSEETIHALTSGSGPAPSSPESADSATAGYGQPPPAAAASSAVPVSAVATPATVPAEPPDIIIVMNESFWDSTRLPGVTLEPDPVPTVRSLLSGHVFSPEFGGMTSNVEFEALTGFSNAFLPYGSIPYQQYIRRPVPSLARFLKEKGYATCALHPNSEWFWNRKAVYSAFGFDEFLSEETLPAPALEKRGPLVSDAALTEEIIRRADKAAEPFFFFAVTLQNHGPYEPHRYPDNAIRVETSADEETRESIASYAEGTADGDRGLARLVEWARGRKRETIIAFFGDHLPPLGPVYISTGFMPGLVASRNEAPDKMTVQHETPLVIWSNRTGPVADVGTISPALLPLQVLRTAGISHPWYTGFLGAVRERYRVVDRNLLVGPDGAASAGAAWQQKEVDPLLGAYRQFQYDMMFGKGYAASAWFPEMQAAATEDTEAGPEPAAAVASGPARRP, encoded by the coding sequence ATGATAAAAATAAGAAACCTCCTGCAATTCATCCCGTTGAAGCAAGATGACGATGCCCCTCTCTCCGGCTTCCCCCGGCTGGGGCGGTCGCTCCCGTTCGCCTCCTCGCTGCTGGTGACCGTGGTCGTCGCCGCCTTGCTGGTGTTTGTTGTCGAAGTGGTTGCCCGCGGGTCCTTTCGCCAGACGCTGCCGTTCTTCATGTCCACCTGGTACCCGTGGTGGACAACCATCCTGTTTTTCACGTTGTTGCTGGTCGGGCTCGACGCCTTGCTGGGCCGGGCGCACCACGCGCTGCTCGTGATCGCGCCGCTGATGTTGCTGGCCGCCTGGTTGTGCCACCAGAAAACCCTCTATCTGGGCGATCCGCTTTATCCGACCGATTTTCTCTACGTGCGGCAGGTCCTTGACCTGATGCCGCTTCTCGCCCGCGACCGGCCGGGCACCGTCATCGCCGCCGCTCTCGGGCTGGCCGGCGCCATCGTGTTTGTGGTCCTTGCCTGGGTTTTCTGGCGGCGGCGTTTCCCGGTGCTGCCGATGCGTCACCGCGCGGTGCGTCTGGTCATCGCCCTGCCCGTTCTCGGCCTGCTCGGCCTTCTCATGGATTACTCCAGCTATTCCTGGGTGCGCGACCGCTTCAGGATTTCCCCGATGATGTGGAACCAGAAGGAGAACTACTCGCACAACGGCTTCACCCTCGCCTTTGCCCTCAACCTCCCGATGGCCAAACTTTCGGCGCCCGCCGGCTATTCGGAGGAGACGATCCACGCGCTCACCTCCGGCAGCGGCCCCGCCCCCTCTTCCCCCGAATCCGCGGACAGCGCGACCGCCGGGTACGGGCAACCCCCGCCCGCCGCCGCGGCCTCCTCCGCGGTTCCGGTCTCCGCCGTTGCCACCCCGGCCACCGTCCCCGCCGAACCGCCCGATATCATCATCGTGATGAACGAGTCGTTCTGGGATTCCACCCGCCTGCCGGGCGTGACCCTGGAGCCCGATCCGGTGCCGACCGTGCGCTCGCTGCTTTCGGGCCATGTCTTCTCGCCCGAATTCGGCGGCATGACGTCCAATGTCGAGTTCGAGGCGCTCACCGGTTTCTCCAACGCGTTTCTTCCCTACGGCAGCATCCCGTATCAGCAGTACATCCGCCGCCCCGTGCCGTCGCTCGCCCGTTTCCTGAAAGAGAAGGGCTACGCCACCTGCGCCCTTCATCCCAACAGCGAATGGTTCTGGAACCGCAAGGCGGTTTACTCCGCGTTCGGGTTCGACGAATTTCTCTCCGAGGAGACGCTGCCCGCCCCTGCGCTCGAAAAACGCGGCCCGCTCGTCTCCGACGCCGCGCTCACCGAAGAAATCATCCGCCGGGCCGACAAGGCCGCGGAACCGTTTTTCTTTTTCGCCGTCACCCTGCAAAACCACGGTCCCTACGAACCGCACCGCTATCCCGACAACGCGATCCGGGTCGAGACGTCGGCCGACGAGGAAACCCGCGAATCCATCGCCAGCTATGCGGAGGGCACGGCCGACGGCGACCGCGGGCTCGCCCGGCTCGTCGAGTGGGCGCGCGGGCGCAAGCGCGAGACGATCATCGCCTTCTTCGGCGACCACCTGCCGCCGCTCGGTCCGGTTTACATCAGCACCGGCTTCATGCCCGGCCTGGTTGCCAGCCGCAACGAAGCGCCCGACAAGATGACGGTCCAGCACGAGACGCCGCTCGTCATCTGGTCCAACCGCACGGGGCCGGTCGCCGATGTCGGCACGATCAGCCCGGCGCTGCTGCCGCTCCAGGTGCTGCGCACCGCCGGCATCAGCCACCCGTGGTACACCGGATTTCTCGGCGCCGTGCGGGAGCGTTACCGCGTGGTCGACCGCAACCTCCTCGTCGGCCCGGACGGCGCTGCGTCGGCCGGTGCTGCGTGGCAGCAGAAGGAGGTCGACCCGCTGCTCGGCGCGTATCGCCAGTTTCAGTACGACATGATGTTCGGCAAAGGCTACGCCGCCTCCGCCTGGTTCCCGGAAATGCAGGCTGCCGCCACCGAGGACACCGAAGCCGGGCCGGAACCCGCTGCCGCGGTCGCCTCCGGTCCGGCGCGCCGGCCGTAG
- a CDS encoding alkane 1-monooxygenase — MEPHPSAPVLFSVLDLSPIVQGSNAARALRNSLDLARHAEQWGYHRYWVAEHHNIPGVASAATSVVIGYIAGGTSHIRVGAGGIMLPNHAPLVIAEQFGTLESLYPGRIDLALGRAPGGDQRTARALRRGLGSSGDTFPQDFAELQGYFRPSVAGQPVRAIPGEGLPVPLHILGSSDFGARMAAATGLPFAFASHFAPDYLHVALELYRETFRPSPAHARPHAMMGVNVIAAETDEEARRLFTSLQQQFLNLVRGHPGEIPPPVERIDDLWNEVEAAHAGRMLRYAVVGSPATVRRGLEAIIAETGVDEIIVTGTIFDHGARLRSFEIAAEALRGMQGRRAAIAGRPAQERG, encoded by the coding sequence ATGGAGCCTCATCCGTCTGCGCCGGTTCTTTTTTCCGTACTCGATCTTTCGCCGATCGTGCAGGGCAGCAACGCCGCCCGGGCGTTGCGCAACTCGCTCGATCTGGCCCGCCATGCGGAGCAGTGGGGCTACCACCGTTACTGGGTGGCGGAGCACCACAACATCCCCGGCGTGGCGAGCGCGGCGACGTCGGTGGTCATCGGCTACATCGCGGGCGGCACGTCGCACATCCGCGTGGGCGCGGGCGGCATCATGCTGCCCAACCACGCGCCGCTGGTGATCGCCGAACAGTTTGGCACGCTCGAATCGCTTTATCCGGGGCGCATCGACCTGGCGCTGGGGCGGGCGCCGGGCGGCGACCAGCGCACGGCCCGCGCGTTGCGGCGCGGCCTCGGGAGCAGCGGCGACACGTTCCCGCAGGATTTTGCCGAGTTGCAGGGCTATTTCCGCCCGTCCGTGGCGGGGCAGCCGGTGCGGGCGATCCCGGGCGAGGGGTTGCCGGTGCCGCTGCATATCCTCGGGTCGAGCGACTTCGGGGCGCGGATGGCGGCGGCCACGGGACTGCCGTTCGCCTTCGCCTCGCATTTCGCGCCCGATTACCTGCACGTGGCGCTGGAGCTTTATCGCGAAACGTTCCGCCCGTCGCCCGCGCACGCGCGGCCGCATGCGATGATGGGCGTCAACGTGATCGCGGCCGAAACCGACGAGGAGGCGCGCCGGCTGTTCACGTCGTTGCAGCAGCAGTTTCTCAACCTCGTGCGCGGACACCCCGGCGAGATCCCGCCGCCGGTGGAGCGGATCGACGACCTGTGGAACGAGGTCGAGGCCGCGCATGCCGGCCGGATGCTGCGCTACGCGGTCGTCGGCTCGCCGGCCACGGTGCGGCGCGGGCTGGAAGCGATCATCGCGGAAACAGGCGTGGACGAGATCATCGTGACCGGGACGATCTTCGATCACGGGGCGCGCCTGCGCTCATTCGAAATCGCGGCGGAGGCGCTGCGCGGGATGCAGGGCCGGCGCGCGGCGATCGCCGGCAGACCGGCACAGGAACGCGGGTGA
- a CDS encoding DNA topoisomerase → MKVVLAEKPSVARDIAKHLGATRRGQGFLEGNGWTVTWAFGHMVELQEPEDYKPEWKPWRLSGLPIIPAEFALRPRAADPDGTARAQLETIKKLFLEADELVCATDAGREGELIFRYILTWTGCEQLKKPFRRLWISSLTNEAIEKGFSNLAPGSDFDRLYHAARCRSEADWIVGINATRFFTVEYGRRNLLLSLGRVQTPILAMIVNRDLEVEHFKPEDFWEVHTLCRGATFRHTAGKFSVRAEAQAIVDRVTGHELVVQTVTKKNALTHPPLLYDLTGLQRDMNRRHGFTADQTLRLAQSLYESKHLTYPRTDSCYLSSDIQPTLAPLLERLRALKPAEIGKLDLDALPFSKRIIDDKKVSDHHAIIPTNVLGGDLAGDEAKVYDAVVTRLIAAFYPPCIKAITTVEAVANEEPFRARGTVLVDPGWQALYGDEVADDETEGAAKLKKGAKDGKDKKDAAEGDTADAAQPLPDFQEGERNPHEPALPQFKTSAPRRFNEASLLQLMETAGKIVTDEALKEALKDKGVGTPATRAAIIEVLITRGYVERKKKNLLSTDSGRALIALVQDERLKSPELTGDWEYRLRQIERGEYEPQVFMSEVEAYTREILQGRAEQTVNLANLGPCPLCHAPVIRGRSGYGCSTWRDGCTFVLPGEILGLTITPVLAREILIHKRTLGPHPVTIDGAPRIAHLGLDKKGAVQPDVVTQIDKKNADDETLGPCPACGGDIVVGKKAYGCSNWRNGCRFVIWKTIAQKEITPDIVKSLLETGVTGPLTGFTSKAGKPFDAKLKVTGGEVKFDFGY, encoded by the coding sequence ATGAAAGTCGTTCTGGCGGAAAAACCCTCGGTCGCGCGCGACATCGCGAAACACCTCGGCGCCACCCGCCGCGGCCAGGGTTTTCTCGAAGGCAACGGCTGGACCGTCACCTGGGCGTTCGGCCACATGGTCGAGCTCCAGGAGCCGGAAGACTACAAGCCCGAGTGGAAACCCTGGCGGCTCTCCGGCCTGCCCATCATCCCCGCCGAATTCGCGCTCCGCCCCCGCGCCGCCGACCCCGACGGCACCGCCCGCGCCCAGCTCGAAACGATCAAAAAACTCTTCCTCGAGGCCGACGAACTGGTCTGCGCCACGGACGCCGGCCGCGAGGGCGAGCTGATCTTCCGCTACATCCTCACCTGGACCGGTTGCGAACAGCTCAAGAAACCGTTCCGCCGCCTCTGGATCAGTTCGCTCACCAACGAAGCCATCGAGAAAGGGTTCAGCAACCTCGCGCCCGGCTCCGATTTCGACCGCCTCTACCACGCCGCCCGCTGCCGCAGCGAGGCCGACTGGATCGTGGGCATCAACGCCACCCGCTTCTTCACCGTCGAGTACGGCCGCCGCAACCTCCTCCTCAGCCTCGGCCGCGTGCAGACGCCCATCCTCGCGATGATCGTCAACCGCGACCTCGAGGTGGAGCACTTCAAACCGGAAGATTTCTGGGAAGTGCACACCCTGTGCCGCGGCGCCACCTTCAGGCACACCGCCGGCAAATTTTCCGTCCGGGCCGAGGCGCAGGCCATCGTCGATCGCGTCACCGGCCACGAACTCGTCGTGCAGACCGTGACGAAAAAAAACGCGCTCACCCATCCGCCGCTCCTCTACGACCTCACCGGCCTCCAGCGCGACATGAACCGCCGCCACGGTTTCACCGCCGACCAGACGCTCCGCCTCGCGCAGAGCCTCTACGAAAGCAAGCACCTCACCTATCCGCGAACCGACAGCTGCTACCTCAGTTCCGACATCCAGCCCACCCTCGCTCCGCTCCTCGAACGCCTCCGCGCGCTCAAACCCGCCGAGATCGGCAAACTCGACCTCGACGCCCTCCCGTTTTCAAAACGCATCATCGACGACAAGAAAGTCTCCGATCACCACGCCATCATCCCGACCAATGTCCTCGGCGGCGACCTCGCCGGCGACGAGGCCAAGGTATACGACGCCGTCGTCACGCGCCTCATCGCCGCCTTCTATCCGCCGTGTATCAAGGCGATCACGACAGTCGAGGCCGTTGCCAACGAGGAGCCGTTTCGCGCGCGCGGCACCGTCCTCGTCGATCCCGGCTGGCAGGCGCTCTACGGCGACGAGGTGGCCGACGACGAGACCGAAGGCGCGGCGAAACTCAAAAAAGGAGCGAAGGACGGAAAGGATAAAAAGGACGCCGCCGAGGGAGACACCGCCGACGCCGCGCAGCCGTTGCCCGACTTCCAGGAAGGCGAGCGCAACCCGCACGAGCCGGCCCTCCCGCAATTCAAGACCTCCGCGCCCCGCCGCTTCAACGAAGCCAGCCTCCTCCAGCTCATGGAAACCGCCGGCAAGATCGTGACCGACGAGGCGCTGAAGGAAGCGCTCAAGGACAAGGGCGTGGGCACGCCCGCCACGCGCGCCGCGATCATCGAGGTGCTCATCACGCGCGGCTACGTGGAGCGCAAAAAGAAAAACCTGCTCAGCACCGATTCCGGCCGCGCCCTCATCGCGCTCGTGCAGGACGAGCGCCTCAAGTCGCCCGAGCTCACCGGCGACTGGGAATACCGCCTCAGGCAGATCGAGCGCGGCGAGTACGAGCCGCAGGTGTTCATGAGCGAAGTCGAGGCTTACACGCGCGAGATCCTGCAAGGCCGCGCCGAGCAGACCGTCAACCTCGCCAACCTCGGTCCGTGCCCGCTCTGCCACGCGCCGGTCATCCGCGGCCGCAGCGGCTACGGCTGCTCGACGTGGCGCGACGGCTGCACGTTCGTCCTGCCCGGCGAGATTCTCGGCCTGACAATCACGCCCGTGCTCGCCCGCGAGATTCTCATTCACAAACGCACGCTCGGCCCGCACCCGGTGACGATCGACGGCGCTCCCCGCATCGCCCATCTCGGCCTCGACAAAAAAGGCGCCGTGCAACCCGACGTGGTCACGCAGATCGACAAGAAAAACGCGGACGACGAAACCCTCGGCCCATGTCCGGCCTGCGGCGGCGACATCGTTGTCGGCAAAAAAGCATACGGCTGCTCCAACTGGCGCAACGGGTGCCGCTTCGTGATCTGGAAGACGATCGCGCAAAAAGAGATCACGCCGGACATCGTCAAGAGCCTGCTTGAAACCGGCGTCACCGGCCCGCTGACCGGTTTCACGTCGAAAGCCGGCAAGCCCTTCGATGCGAAACTCAAGGTCACCGGCGGCGAGGTGAAGTTCGACTTCGGGTACTGA
- a CDS encoding beta-glucosidase: MITASTTAPTDTTADAAPMPPPFRDPDLALDHRVRDLVSRLTLAEKVSQMEHAAAAIPRLGIPAYNYWNECLHGVARNGRATVFPQIIGLAATWDTDLVYRVATAISDEARAKHHAALARQGFAQTQQYQGLTFWTPNINLFRDPRWGRGQETWGEDPHLTARLAAAFVRGLQGDTPDTHLKLAACAKHYAVHSGPENERHTFNARVTPHDLWDSYLPAFEHLVRHARVESVMGAYNRTLDEPCCASQFLLLDILRERWGFEGHVVSDCWALRDIHETHRITTDPVESAALALTKGCDLACGTTFELLGEAVQRGLITEADIDRALSRHLRARFKLGMFDPADDNRNPWSNPPAPEAIVTCAAHTALACEAAVASCVLLQNHNHILPLRPDVRSIYITGPLAATQDALLGNYYGLPPRAITLLDGLAAALPEGIRADYRPGALLSTPKQNALEWAEFDCASCDVTIACLGLTALLEGEEGEAIASSLHGDRDDISLPPPQRLFLESLIQRGARVIVILFGGSALSLGPLADKVEAILWAGYPGQEGGRALADILLGRASPSGRLPITFYENINDLPPYANYSMRGRTHRWFDGTPAWPFGFGLTYTRFTYSDLRVSDVYSPGNDSPLCGSVLLTNTGDHEAAEIVQIYLTDFDAPGNGPVPRENLADFHRVTLAPGQSRRVEFSIPPEHILLVDTNGRRTRAPLAFTVHVGGCSPHPSARALGAAIPQTARVSRIARCPA; the protein is encoded by the coding sequence ATGATCACCGCATCCACCACCGCACCCACCGATACTACCGCCGACGCCGCGCCGATGCCGCCCCCCTTTCGCGACCCCGACCTCGCGCTCGACCACCGCGTGCGCGACCTCGTTTCCCGGCTCACCCTCGCCGAAAAGGTCTCGCAAATGGAGCACGCCGCCGCCGCCATCCCGCGCCTCGGCATCCCTGCCTACAACTACTGGAACGAATGCCTCCACGGCGTCGCCCGCAACGGACGCGCCACCGTCTTCCCCCAAATCATCGGCCTCGCCGCCACGTGGGACACCGATCTCGTTTACCGCGTCGCCACCGCCATCTCCGACGAAGCCCGCGCCAAACACCACGCCGCCCTCGCCCGCCAAGGTTTTGCCCAAACCCAGCAATACCAGGGCCTCACCTTCTGGACCCCCAACATCAACCTCTTCCGTGACCCCCGCTGGGGACGCGGTCAGGAAACCTGGGGCGAAGACCCGCACCTCACCGCCAGGCTCGCCGCCGCCTTCGTTCGCGGCCTCCAGGGCGACACGCCCGACACCCACCTCAAACTCGCCGCCTGCGCCAAGCACTACGCCGTCCACTCCGGTCCCGAAAACGAACGTCACACCTTCAACGCCCGCGTCACCCCGCACGACCTCTGGGACTCCTATCTGCCCGCCTTCGAGCACCTCGTGCGCCACGCCCGTGTCGAATCCGTCATGGGCGCCTACAACCGCACCCTCGACGAACCCTGCTGCGCCAGCCAGTTCCTGCTCCTCGACATCCTGCGCGAACGCTGGGGTTTCGAGGGCCACGTTGTATCCGATTGCTGGGCACTACGCGACATCCACGAGACGCACCGCATCACGACCGACCCCGTCGAATCCGCCGCCCTCGCCCTCACCAAGGGCTGCGACCTCGCCTGCGGCACCACCTTCGAACTTTTGGGCGAAGCCGTTCAACGCGGCCTCATCACCGAGGCCGACATCGACCGCGCCCTCTCCCGCCACCTCCGCGCCCGCTTCAAGCTCGGCATGTTCGACCCCGCCGACGACAACCGCAACCCCTGGTCGAATCCCCCCGCCCCCGAGGCCATCGTTACTTGCGCCGCTCACACCGCGCTCGCCTGTGAAGCCGCCGTCGCCTCCTGCGTTCTTCTTCAAAACCACAACCACATCCTCCCCCTCCGTCCCGACGTCCGAAGCATCTATATTACCGGCCCCCTCGCCGCCACGCAGGATGCCCTCCTCGGCAACTACTACGGACTTCCCCCCCGCGCCATCACCCTCCTCGACGGCCTCGCCGCCGCGCTTCCCGAAGGCATCCGTGCCGACTACCGGCCCGGCGCGCTCCTCTCCACCCCCAAGCAAAACGCCCTCGAATGGGCCGAGTTCGACTGCGCCTCATGCGATGTCACCATCGCCTGCCTCGGTCTCACCGCCCTGCTCGAAGGCGAGGAAGGCGAAGCCATCGCCTCGTCCCTGCACGGCGACCGCGACGACATTTCCCTGCCCCCGCCCCAACGCCTGTTTCTGGAAAGCCTCATCCAACGCGGCGCCCGCGTCATCGTCATCCTCTTTGGCGGCAGCGCCCTTTCGCTCGGCCCGCTCGCCGACAAGGTCGAGGCCATCCTCTGGGCCGGCTACCCCGGACAGGAAGGCGGACGCGCCCTCGCCGACATCCTCCTCGGGCGCGCCTCGCCCTCCGGTCGTCTCCCGATCACCTTTTACGAAAACATCAACGACCTCCCCCCCTACGCCAACTACTCCATGCGCGGCCGCACCCACCGCTGGTTTGACGGCACGCCCGCCTGGCCTTTCGGCTTCGGCCTCACCTACACACGCTTCACCTACTCCGACCTGCGCGTTTCCGATGTGTATTCGCCAGGCAATGATAGCCCCTTGTGCGGCAGTGTTCTTCTCACCAACACCGGCGACCACGAAGCCGCCGAGATCGTGCAAATCTACCTCACCGACTTCGACGCGCCCGGCAACGGCCCCGTACCGCGCGAAAACCTTGCCGATTTTCACCGCGTCACCCTTGCCCCCGGCCAGAGCCGTCGCGTCGAATTCAGCATCCCCCCGGAACATATCCTGTTAGTCGATACGAATGGTCGTCGCACGCGCGCCCCGCTCGCCTTCACCGTGCACGTCGGCGGCTGTTCACCGCATCCCTCTGCCCGGGCACTCGGCGCCGCGATTCCGCAAACCGCACGCGTTTCCAGAATCGCCCGTTGCCCTGCATAA
- a CDS encoding sodium:melibiose symporter, translating into MSLIAQTDRIPFPQKIAFAAGVNMDYVATTFMINTLWMPVFNIGLGMEPVVLGIILMILRAWDAITDPVMGNISDNARTRWGRRRPFIFFGAVATACMYPLLWHVPDSLGDTGRGIYLTVVGLAFFTCFTFWSMPYYGLQLELTPNYDERTRLAAWMALFGKLSTLAGGWLLSIVILLGTVAANAPDALANRGPLATRILTTIQPVLARIADPATDEKPIIVGMRITCWLIALCILCFGLLPALFVKERYYKPEAAAQARDPFWQSIRESARCSPLRALICISFFLVLGTTSIASLGQYVNFYYACQGDLALGATILGWKATITVTAGIAAIPFFTWLGERFDKRTVVMVMLGTSMTGHLLNGFLMTPANPYLQIIPGVFESCAISAIWIFLPSMKADVADYDELHTTRRREGSINSFYSWFIKVAFTASMGIGGLVLQLSGFNARLDAQPADVVHRMFVVYLILPLVIWSIAMSAACFYPLTRARSAVIRSALETRRGAL; encoded by the coding sequence ATGTCTCTCATTGCCCAAACCGACCGTATCCCGTTTCCGCAAAAAATCGCTTTTGCCGCCGGCGTGAACATGGACTACGTCGCCACCACGTTCATGATCAACACGCTCTGGATGCCGGTCTTCAACATCGGCCTCGGCATGGAGCCGGTTGTGCTTGGCATTATCCTGATGATCCTCCGCGCGTGGGACGCCATCACCGATCCCGTCATGGGCAACATATCGGACAACGCCCGCACCCGCTGGGGCCGGCGCCGTCCGTTCATATTTTTCGGGGCCGTTGCCACGGCATGCATGTATCCACTGTTATGGCACGTTCCCGACTCCCTCGGAGACACTGGCCGCGGTATTTATCTTACAGTCGTCGGACTGGCGTTTTTCACCTGCTTCACATTCTGGTCCATGCCCTACTACGGACTCCAGCTCGAACTCACCCCCAACTACGACGAACGCACCCGCCTCGCCGCCTGGATGGCTCTCTTTGGCAAGCTCTCCACGCTCGCCGGCGGCTGGCTTCTCTCCATCGTCATCCTTCTCGGCACCGTAGCCGCCAACGCTCCCGACGCCCTCGCCAACCGTGGCCCCCTCGCCACCAGAATCCTCACCACGATCCAACCCGTGCTTGCCCGTATCGCCGATCCTGCCACCGACGAAAAACCCATCATTGTCGGCATGCGCATCACCTGCTGGCTCATCGCGCTTTGCATTCTCTGCTTCGGCCTCCTTCCCGCCCTCTTCGTGAAAGAGCGCTACTATAAACCCGAAGCCGCCGCCCAGGCACGCGATCCCTTCTGGCAAAGCATCAGGGAATCCGCCCGCTGTTCTCCCCTCCGGGCGCTCATCTGCATCTCCTTCTTTCTTGTCCTCGGCACCACTTCGATTGCCAGTCTCGGCCAGTATGTGAACTTCTACTACGCCTGCCAGGGCGACCTTGCCCTTGGAGCCACCATCCTCGGATGGAAAGCCACCATCACGGTAACAGCGGGCATTGCCGCCATCCCGTTTTTCACATGGCTCGGCGAGCGCTTCGACAAACGCACCGTCGTCATGGTCATGCTCGGCACCAGCATGACCGGACACCTCCTCAACGGGTTCCTCATGACTCCGGCCAATCCCTACCTGCAAATCATTCCCGGCGTCTTTGAGTCATGCGCCATCTCGGCCATCTGGATATTTCTTCCCTCCATGAAAGCCGACGTCGCGGATTACGATGAACTGCATACCACACGCCGCCGCGAAGGATCGATCAACTCCTTCTACTCATGGTTTATCAAAGTGGCGTTTACGGCCTCCATGGGCATTGGCGGACTCGTCCTGCAACTCTCCGGCTTCAATGCCAGACTCGACGCCCAGCCTGCCGATGTCGTTCATCGTATGTTTGTCGTTTATCTCATCCTCCCGCTCGTCATCTGGAGTATCGCGATGTCAGCGGCCTGCTTTTACCCTCTGACTCGTGCTCGCTCCGCGGTCATCCGCAGCGCACTCGAAACCCGTCGTGGCGCACTGTGA
- a CDS encoding LacI family transcriptional regulator produces the protein MAQRVTIRDVAAAAGVHFTTASLALRNSPALRATTRERVQEAARRLGYQTNPMVAALMATVRAGQHPRNHPTLGYLTNWETPDGWREVLAHREFFAGAKQRAESMGYRLAHFHLGRAGMSPERWNTVLQTRAITGLVLASFDEVRPLPLDWSHYCAVRIDPNPPEPRLDVVTNNQAQVAQLGFRRLHERGYKRIGLAVRRLWDERLDHRFRSGYLTAQSVLGIGIRSRVPLFLSDEWTQEGFARWLREARPDAVMTVDPLYVRPWLRALGLRIPEDIGYINLDVSEDDPAGEVAGVRQNHTLVSARAVELLIGKLQRNERGVPEVPSVTLVEGTWMEGRSVRAR, from the coding sequence ATGGCTCAACGGGTGACAATTCGTGATGTGGCGGCGGCGGCGGGGGTGCATTTCACGACGGCGTCGCTGGCGTTGCGCAACAGTCCGGCATTGCGGGCGACGACGCGGGAGCGGGTGCAGGAGGCGGCGCGGCGGCTGGGCTATCAGACCAATCCGATGGTGGCGGCGTTGATGGCCACGGTGCGGGCGGGGCAGCATCCGCGCAATCACCCGACGCTGGGGTACCTGACGAACTGGGAAACGCCGGATGGGTGGCGCGAGGTGCTGGCGCACCGGGAGTTTTTTGCGGGGGCGAAGCAGCGGGCGGAATCAATGGGCTACCGTCTGGCGCATTTTCATCTGGGGCGCGCGGGAATGTCACCGGAGCGATGGAACACGGTGCTGCAAACGCGGGCGATCACGGGGCTGGTGCTGGCGTCGTTTGACGAGGTCAGACCGCTACCGCTGGACTGGTCACATTATTGCGCGGTGCGGATCGACCCCAACCCGCCGGAGCCGCGCCTGGATGTAGTGACCAATAATCAGGCGCAGGTGGCGCAACTGGGGTTCCGGCGGCTGCACGAGCGCGGATACAAGCGGATCGGGCTGGCGGTGCGGCGGCTGTGGGATGAGCGACTGGATCACCGGTTTCGTTCGGGATACCTGACGGCGCAGTCGGTATTGGGGATCGGGATACGGAGTCGGGTGCCGTTGTTTCTGTCGGACGAGTGGACGCAGGAGGGGTTTGCGCGGTGGTTGCGCGAGGCGCGGCCCGATGCGGTGATGACCGTGGACCCGTTGTATGTGCGTCCATGGTTGCGGGCGCTGGGGCTGCGAATACCGGAGGACATCGGCTACATCAATCTGGATGTGAGCGAGGATGATCCGGCGGGCGAGGTGGCCGGTGTGCGTCAGAATCACACGCTGGTGAGCGCGCGTGCGGTGGAGTTGTTGATCGGGAAATTGCAACGCAACGAACGCGGCGTACCGGAGGTGCCGTCAGTGACGCTGGTGGAGGGAACGTGGATGGAGGGGCGGAGCGTGCGGGCGAGGTGA